The sequence AACTCGGCATCTATATAATCCCCTTTCATGAAACTTAGCTTACCTTTTAAACTGAGATAATAATAGCTTAGGCTTCTTTTATCGTAATTTGTTGCTTCAATTTTAGTTAAATAATCTTCTGCATTCTGTATATAACCTTGATTAATATTTATCTTTGCTAAGTCTAAAAGTACTTCTGTAAATTCGTTTTTATCAAAAGAATCTGGGTTGTAATGTCCTTCTATATTTACTAATAAACGTTTTGCTGTTTCAAATTTAGATTGCCTTTTGTAGACTTTAGCAATTTTATGTAAACCAATAAAATACCAAGGGTGTGCTTTACCAAGTGTAACTGCAATGTTTTTCTCAAACTTATTATAATAGGATAATGCAATATCAAAATTCTCTTTAAGCATCATTGCATCACCGAAAGTTAATACTACTTGTGCATATAATGGGCTATTAACTTGGTTAAGTTCAACAACAGCTTTATCTACCATTTTTAATAGTTCAGATGCTTCTGTTGGTTTGTACCATTTAACATACAAATCTGCTAAAAGAACCTTAATCCATTCTGGTTGTATGTATACTTTACCGGTTTTATTGTACTGAATTTCATTAAATTCTAAAGCATCAAAAAACAAACTTTCAGCTTCTAAAAAATTACCTTTAAGTTGTTCTATTAATGCTTTATTTAATATAGTATAGCCATAATCAATATGTTCTTTAGATAATGTTTTCTGATAGATTACCTCTACTTCATTTAAATATCCTAAAGCCCCAAATAAATCGTGTTGTTGTGTTTTACAAAGTATCAAAAGGTTTAATGCCAAGCCGTAGTCTGGATATAGCCAACCTGTTGTTTTATTCATTATGGCTATTGCCTCTTCTAAATGATGGATTGAAAGTTTATATTCTCTTCTACCAATGCACAGTTTTGAAGAAAATATTAATGGAACTACAAGGTTAACTGATATTTCTCCATGTTTTTCTTTAATCTCATTAATCCATTGTATCGATAATTCTTTCGCTTCAATTAATCTTCCACTTTGTTGTAAAGTAGTTAGAGAATCAACGTACAAACGTTCATTATTAATTGTATTCGCATTGCAAAACTGAACTGTACAGAACAGTAATGATAATATGAGTAGTAGATTTTTCACAGTAGTAATTCTAGGAGACTTGTAGTTTGAAAACAGTAGTATAGTTATGAACACTAAAATTAGTTCATTGATTCTTTTTATAAAAATAATCTTAACGATATATAAGATAAATACAAATAAACTCTTCTACAAGATTTCTATTTAAAGATTCCTCTTTTGCTAAAATCTATCTGTTTTACTTTAATTTTTTAATCAATTGTGAATTATTTTGTAATAAGACCACTATAAAATTACCATAGGATAACAAAGTCAAAAAGAGTGTAACCTAAACTTCAAATAAATAGTTTACCATTAAACAATCAAATACTTCTACATCATTAAAATTTATATAAAATGAAAAATAATATTCTATTTACAGTAATTATAGCATTAGCTTCTTTTGTTTCTTCTTGTTCTACTTCTAATGATTTAGAGCCTATTTTTCCAGAAGCATCTGCCCCAGTTTATGATGATGATATTAATTATGGTAAAGATAACCCACTTGAAGATGGTGATGCAGATTATACTAATGATGCAATTCCGAATGGAATAATTTATTCTTGTACCTTTGTAAGTAGATTGGGTAAAGAGCTTGTTAATAATGATGGTTTCACTTTAAATAGTTCTGGTTATACCCATGATGAAACAGGTCAATTATCATATATAGTTGATGTAACTTCTCCTGATGGGCAACAAATTAGGTATAAAGCAGAGTATGACTCACGTCAATTTGTGCTAACCATTAAAAATTGTGATACTACTAATGTTACTATTTTCTATGCTATTGAGACTGAGTATGGTTCTTCAATAAACAACCCAGATTTTCAATTACCATGTAAATAAATAAAAGATACTACACCACAAAAGGAGAGCTTAGGTTCTCCTTTTGTGGTTATTGCTATTTTTTTAGATTTGCTTTATTGAATACATTATCAGATATAGGTACATTGTCTTGCATTTCTAAAACGACAAAATCTGTTCCTTTACCATCTTTTAAAACATCTTTATAATTCATTTTAAAAGGATAATATCTTCCATTTACAAGGCGAATGTCTTGCATGTTTACAGTTTTCAACATCTGTCCACTTTTGGCAAATAAATCTTGACGCATTACAGCAAAGTGTTTCTTTTCTACCCACATTTTCATTTTTGGATAAGAAATATCCTCCACTTTTGCATCTAGTTCCATAATATAACACTCCTCTCCATTCATCTCCTCTTCACCAACAATTTTTGGTATATACATTTCTACAAGTTTTCGTTCTTGCATCATGTCTTCATAAGACATATCGGAACCATTTACAGATTGTCTTAACATGTGGCCAGAAATCTGAATAGTACGGTCAGATGATGGAGAATATATCCAAAGTTTGTCATCTAGCTTCAACATCTTTGTTCCCTTTTCTCTTGCAGGAGATAAGTACTCAGAAAAGGTATCATTGGTACCTCTAGAATAGGCATCCATCACAATTTCTTTGTTTTTCCTTTTTCCATATACAATCATCTTTGATTTTGTGATTTTTGTATTTGAAAACATATTTTCATCAATCTTCTTGAGCATTGCTACAGGATCTTGAGCATTTGTGAAGCTTGTGATCAGTAGGAATGCTAGTGTAAATATTTTTTTCATGCTATGACTTTTTTTTATTTAGACTCCTAATTCGTTAAATAACTCAGATGTTTGTCGTTTAAAAATACCCCTACCAGATAATAATGCACCTAAAAAAGTAGCGATTACGCCAGGGAAAAATCCTATCCAAAATTGAGTGGGAACAATTTGAGCTCTAATAACATTAGAAATCAAAACATTTACATTACCTGTCATTTCGGAGATATCTAAACCCACTTCTTGAAGATATAGTGTAATGAGCAATCCGAAAATGGTACCTATTACAGAACCAATTACACCTACAACTACAGATTCCATTAATAATGACTTATAAATAGCCCTTTTAGATTCCCCCATTGCAATACGAATACCGAATTCAGTATATCTTCTTAAACCTCCTAAAAGGCCTGTATTCCAAAGAACTATAGACATTGCAATAATGAAGAAAATACTAAAAATAGAACTAATAGAGTTGGCCATATCAAGCATGTTACTTAAACCATTCTGATCTCTTAATGCTAACATTTCTGGAGCGTATTCATCTTTATCGTTCTCAAAAGAGGCATTGTATGTTGTTTTTATTTCGTTGATTCTTTCCTCATCGTAAACTCCGTTTTGTAAGAAACCATAAATCTCTTGTGCCGCATCGGCCATATCTAAGATGTTTTCAGCATCCTTAGTATCAATAATAAAAGTACGATCGTCCATTACAGACATTCCAAACTCGACAGCTCCAACGTAAGTGAAGTTTTGGAACGACATACTTCCGTCCATTGTTGATCCAAAATAAGTAATTGTATCACCAATTTTAACACCCATACGTTTTGCTAAACCTTGCCCTAAAAGCATTTCAAAAGGTCCACTTGGAAGACGACCTTCTACAATGTTTTCAGCAATATTCATACGTTTTAAATCTGCATTATTAGAGGATAAATCAAAAGCAATACCTCCTGCAACACCTTGTGTTTTTGTTTGTCCATTCTTATCAGGGACATCCAAAATACCTCCAAAATTAAAACGTCTTACCCAGTCTACATCAGGATATTTTTCATCTAAATCTGCAATAACATCACTCGCATCTAGAAGTGATAAATCTAAAGGCTTTTGTGCAATATTCTTTACATATTCCCGCGTCATAACTTTCATATGACCCGTACCAAATCGAGCATTCTGATCAATCATATCACCCGTCATTCCTTTGATGTAACCCACAAAGAATACGGTAAGGGTAACCCCTAAGCTTACAACAATTATAGGAAGTAAACTTCTGCTTTTGTCTCTAATGAGACCTTTAAATAAAAATTCAAACATTATTTCTTTCCTTTAAGCGCGTCTACTGTGTTCATTTTAGCAATCTTACGTACAGGTAAATAACTGATCAATGCAGAAAGTGTTACTACCCAAAATACTGTTTTTGTAAACAGTTCTACGGTCAGTAAAGGGTAAATATATTCACCTATCGTTATTCCCATTCCTCTTGATTGTTCTAAATTAGAAGTCATAGGAATGCCTACTTCTCCAAGCCAACCAATAAGTGGAAAAGCTATTATTGAACCTACTGTAGCCGCAATTATGGCATACATCGTTCCTTCTAAAGTGAATAAAAAGATCACTCTTTTCTTAGTAAAACCTAAAGCGATGTATGTACCGATTTCTTTTTGTCTTTTGAAAACTGAAAATACCTGAGAATCAAAAATGGCAATTAGAGCAATCAACATTAAAATTCCATAAAGAAAAGAAGATCCTCCTTTCTTCAGTTCAATGAGGTTATAAAACTCCGAAAGCAATTCATCTTTTGTTTCAAAAAGCCACGTTGTATTTGATTGTTGATTAAAAGTTTCGTCTGCTAAAAGATAAGTTGCATTTTGTGTCAACCCCGTTAGTTCACCTAAACGATCAAGAGCAATCCAAATTTGCCCTGCATCTACAGTAGGTACATTGGTATCAAAAATACCTACAATTGTGATATTCTGAGCATCGAATGTTCCGTTTTTATCCTTCCAACGCATCAAAATTTCATCACCTATTTTAAAGTGATTGCTTTGTGCCATTGACTGCCCAATGAGTACTGGAATATTTGCCTTACTTTCTTCTAAAAGATGAGTGGGTAAAGCTACAACTTTCTGATCTGAAGGTATACCTTTTAAAGATACAGGTATCATTCGTCCTTGAGGATAAATATTTGCTTGTCGAATTAATACTGGTGTTAAGTGCTTGTCTTTTTCATAAACACCTTGTCCGCTTTCAATTGTAAAAGGATCTAGTTTATCGTACTTAGGGTGGATAACGTGACCATGAGCAAATTCCCATGCTATCTGATCTCTAATACCTTGATGCTCCCAACCTGCATACATGCTGTTAAAGAATAAAATCATTACAAAAGCCAAGGCCAAAGTGATGATTGTAAGCCAAGTTCTCAATCCAGAACTAATTATATTTCTGAATGCTAATCGAAAACTCAACCCTATCTTGTATAGTGTATTCATTTTCTTAAATAATTTCGTCTTTTTTTACTTTACCATCTTCTAATGAAATCACTCTGCTTAGGTATTCAATTACTTTTGTATCATGAGAAGAAAAGACAAAAGTGATTCCCAAATCTTTGTTCAATTTCTTTAAAATATCCATAATTTTATACGCATTTGTTGAGTCCAAATTTGCTGTTGGTTCATCTGCTAAAACTATATCTGGCTTTTTTACAATTGACCTTGCAATAGCAACACGTTGTGCTTGTCCTCCAGAAATTTGAGAAGGTTTTTTATTGGCAATATCTGCCAAACCTACCCATTCCAAAGCTTGCATTACGGCTGCTTTTCTTTCTCCTTTTGATTGTTTTTGAAGTAATAATGGAAACTCTACATTTTCAAAAATGGTATAAACTGGCAGAAGGTTATAGCTCTGAAAAATAAAGCCAATATGTTCATTTCTAAGTTGTGCAGATTCCTCATCAGATTTAGCAGCTACATTTTTACCACTAATTAGAATCTCTCCTTCTGATGGTTCATCTAAAGCACCTACTAAGTTTAGTAATGTCGTTTTTCCAGATCCACTAGGTCCAATAAGACCTGTAAATTCTCCTTTTTTAATATCAAGTTTGATATTACTAAGGGCCGTAAATTCCGTTTCCCCTACAGGAAAACGTTTTGTTACGTTCTTGATTTCGATGATGTTGTTTGTGTCCATATATCTATAGTTTCGTATTTATCGTTGTTCCTGTTTCAATTGTTATTAATGATTCAAAACTGCCATTAATCGAATGCCAAAACCAGGTGTGAATTGGTTCAAGTCATTTGTAGCAATTGGAGCAGAATTATCTGTAGTTGGGTTATAATATACCATTACATAACCTGTCCATATATTAAAATCGTGGTTATAAGTACCATAAAACCCGTTGCCTTTATTGGTCCAATCTCTATAAAGCATAAGCGAAATATTATCGAAAAAACTTAATGGGTAATTTAATGAAAAGGCAGTTGTATTGCCTTTGTATTCGGCATGGTCAAACGCTTCACCGTACCATGTAAAGAGGTGTTCCCCTACTATATTTAAACCGCTACCAATTGGTAGTGTATAATCCATTCCAATATCAAATAAAGTCTGATTGGTGAGGATACCGATGTTTTCTTTGGTCTTTGTATAGGTCCCTTCAAACCATACACCTACTCCTAAATCCCATTTTCCATCAATACCTATTCTATTTTCGGGAGTTTCAATATAAAGTGGATTGTCTACATCCCAGCGTGTATCTAAAACTGCTTCTCTATGATGGTAAGAAAAAGCAATTTCACCTTTGGGTGTAGGCAGTTGCAATCTGCCACCTAATTCTGGAATATCTTTCACCGTTTGTAAAGCGTCATATCCTCTTCTTTCTTCATTACCATATAATGCCCAAAACCAAACGTTGGCATTATTTCTAAAATAGTAACGTCCTAAAGCTGCATAAACACCATTCGTTAAACCTAAAGGATCTCTTGGATCTATTTGGTTAAACCATTGCATAGGACGTAATAATGTGGATGAGCCAAAATCTATTTTTTGTAGTCCAACTCTAACTTCACTATTACCATATTCATACCTAACCCACGCTCTGTAAGGTGCAATAGTACCGTCCCAAACAGGTGTTCCATTTACATATTGAACAGACCCGTATAAGTTGGCTGAAACAAAAGCAGAAAAAGAGTTTAAGGAATCGAATTTATGTTCGAATTTTAGTTCTGGAATATACCTAGCACCACTCCATAAATTAAGTTCTACGGCCTCTGGAGAGTATGTTGTAAACCCCACTAACATCCCGTTAAAATCTAGTTCTGATTGTGCATAACCTGTATTTATATATACTAAAGATAGTAGTAAAAGTATATGTTTCTTCATATCAATTACTTTGAAATACCACTTAAACCAAAACAAAATAAATGCATTGTATTAGCAATTAATTCTTCTGTTGAATTAAATAAACTAAGGTTCTTTTCATCTTCAATAAAAGTTTGAAAATGTTCTATCATAGCAATAATAAAAGCAACACTTAAATCTTCATTAACTTCACCATTAGCTTTTGCTTTAAGTATTTCTTGAATGAAAAGAGCCTGCCCTTCATTTTTCATTTCAGAGAGTCGTCCAATTAAATTATCATTGTTAGTATAGAGTTGCATTAACTCAAGTAAAAATTCTTTACTAAATGATTTTGAAAATTTAATTTTTAATGCAATTAATTCAATCAACTTATCTTTAAAAGTGATATCCTTTTCTACCATGCTTTTATATTCTAGCATAGCTTTAGCATTGAGGTCTTCTAAAATGTATATGATTAAGTCTTCCTTATTACTATAACTTCTATAAAAAGTCATTTTAGATACTCCAGATTTCTCAAGAATATCAGTAACGCTTACCTTTTTAATTCCGTACTTAAAAAAGAGTTCTTTTGCTACTTCACAAATTTTATCTTTTGCCTTCATAATGTTACTATATTTTACCAATGATACTAATTTAGTAACAATTTATTAAAATAGTATCAACACGTGATTTTAAACATAAAAAAACTGCTTCAATATCTCTACTGAAGCAGTTTTTAACTTTTGTTTCTTTATTTATTCAAACCTATTAAGGTTATCTTCAATTATATCTTTTTGTTTTCTTGCATTTTTACGGTACCGCTTAATTGGTTTCTGTAAAGCCAAGTTATTTGGGTAAGAAACCTCTACATCATCTTCTGTAATAATTCTAATATTAAATAAGGTGATATTAATAATAGTCCCCTCTACAGAGTTATCTCCACCATCTTGAATACGAACATAATCTCCAATTTTAAAAGGATAGGCAAAAAACAAAATTAACGATGCCGTTATGTTACTTAACATAGACCAAGATGCTACAAATGCAACCCCTAATAATGTAAAAATAGACGCTAAATACACCGCAATACCCTGAAAGGATACCTCCCATGTAATTATTAAGCCTACTATAATTAACATAGACATTAGAAAACCAAAGAAATTACCTACATATACTTTTCTATGTACAGAAAACCCTTTGTTGTCTGCATACCTTGCTAGATACTTCTTTACAATAGATTGCCCGATAAAAGAAAGTACAATAATAACCCCCGTAACTAGTATTTTTATATTGATTGGTTCCATTGGAATAAAATTATTAAATCGTAATTTTTTATTGTTCAAAGATATACTTCTTTCCAAATATATAAGAATAGTAAATTACTAATAAGTATAAAACGGTGATATATTGAATATAGTTATTTGCAATGAAGAAAACTGTGAATAAATATAACCTACTTTAGAATCTGCTTTTATTTTTATTGAAATACTTACGAATAGATTAAATTAATAATAACCAAATAAGTAAATCTATGAAGAAGTTATTAAACCTAATTTTTGTCTTTGTTATTACAACCTCTACTGTGTTTAGTCAATACACGCTCACAGATAGCGATGTGGTAGTTACAAGCGGAAGACTAGTAAGTTGTTCATATTCTTTTAGTGATACAGATATCATAATTCCTTCGACTTTAGATAATCAAACAGTAACTATTATTGGTACTTCTGCCTTTGAAAATAAAGGGATTACTTCAGTAAAACTACCATCAACACTTACTGATTTTGAAGTTGCTTGTTTTAGAAACAATGCCTTAACTTCTATTGTAATCCCTAACTCTGTCACTAGAATAGAAAATTTTATTTTTGAGGATAACAATATTAATTCTATAACATTTCCATCAACACTTAAAGAAATTGGAAACCAAGCTTTTTATGATAACCAACTAACAACGGTTAGTATTCCAAATACTGTAACAAGTATTAGTCCCAATGCTTTCGGAAACAATTCTTCTTTAAGTAGTGTGACCTTACCTACTCATCCAAATAGTTTATATTCTTATACTTGGGCAGAGGTAAATAATCCAACCAATACAAATGTAACGTCTTTTACAGATTTTACTAAAGGATTTTCTGCAACTATAAATTTCAACGGAATTAGAGTTACTGGATTAGTAAACGGAGAAGATAATATAGCTATTGCAGTAACAGGTGATCTGTCTTCATCTACAACATATAATAATGGAGACACTTATACTGTTGAAGTACCCGTTGGTTCTGATATTGTTATTACACCTTCTAAAACTGGGAAAGTCTTTACACCAACTTCTTATAGCTATACTAACTTAACAGCGAATAAATCAGCTCAAGATTTCCAACAGTATTATACAATTACCTATCATAATACTTATGGAGTAGCAAACACAAACAACACTACATTTAATCCAATACATAATAATGTAACTATTCCTATAACTGATCTTGCATATGATAGCAGAAATGGATATACATTTGGCGGATGGTACACTGAAAGCACATTCACAAACTCTAAAACACAATTTACAAATGCAGATAGAACTGATATTAGCCTGTACGCTAAATGGATATTAATTGATTATAGAATTAGTTATGAGAATTTACCAAGCAATGTTACAAATCCAAATCCATCAACATATACCATTGAAAGTCCTGATATAATTTTACAAGAATTAGCTACTACTGCTTTTTATACTTTTTACGGTTGGTATCATGATGGCTTTTTTAAGAATCTAGTCGGTGAAGGAGTAGTTGCAATTCCAAATGGTAGTACTGGTTTTGTTGAGTTTACATTAGATTTTTGTTATAACATAACTATTAATTATGAGAATGTTTTTAATGCCACAAACCCTAATCCTGCTTACTTTCATTGTAAATCTGATGCAATAACATTACAAAATTTAGTGAGAGAGAATTATAGTTTCTTAGGTTGGTATTCTGATGCAGAACTAACACAACCAGTTATTGGAGAAGCAGTTGAGGCCAATCCAACCAATCTAGCTATACGAACATATTATGCTAAATGGTCTGAAGAAGGGGTAACAAGCTTGGAAGATAGATTACAAAATTTAATTAATGTATATCCAAATCCTGTTAACGATCAACTGACCTTAGACCTTTCTTCTCTTAAAGAAAAAGTTACTTTAAACATTTATACAATAGATAATAAATTACTTAAAACGATTGATTTGCATAAAACAAATCAGATTCCTTTTAATTATACTAAAGGTATATACCTAATAGAAATTATTAATCAGAAAACGAGTATTATCAAAAAGATTATAAAGAACTAAAAAGCTTTATCAGTAACTTTGAGTTCAAATTAACTGGTTATCTTTTCTTTAATAGGTTAGTAAGTCTGAATAAGCTACTGTTAATGAAAAAGATTTGAAATTGCTGATTGATTTATTGGCAGAGTAACCCCCACAAGTTTTTAGTTTGTGGGGTTTCTTTATTGTTTTTATAAGTTGCAAATTTATTTAACTGGAGATTTTAGAAACGTCTACGAGTTAATACTCAAAGCAGTGGGTGAAATTAATGATTTGCATAATTAATATTTCTTGTCACTTTATATTCATAGATTAAAGAATCAGCTTCATAATAAAGTTCATCTCTTTTTATCCAATTTCCTCTTTCATCATTAACATAGTTTTCATAATTATAGTAATAATTACGCCCTACTTTTTTAACTAAATGGCCTAATTTATAACTGTATGAAATTTTATCAATAATATCATTATTTTCATCATACACCTTTTCTAAATAATATAAATCGTTTTTCATGTTAATGATAGATCTATTTAGTCTTTTGTTATTTTGGAAGAATGAAGTTTCTAAAGTAGAATCATTTTTTATTTTTATTTCTTTACCAGTAAATTGATTTTCATTTACAATGCCTATAGTATAAATACCTAATTTTGAAATAACACCGTATTCAAAACCTAACAATTCATTATTATGAATAGCATTAAATTCAATAAGTTGAAAATTTTCAAATTTATAGATAAATAGAACTTCTTGCCTATTTCTTTGCTGAAGTTCATTTATTTCTAAAATATTATCTCTTAATGAAGGCTCTAATAAGTAGTTTATTTTCTTATCAGAGCATGATATAAAGCAGATAAATAATATTAGCATACTTAAATATTTCATAACTATTCATTTAATTCTCTTATTTATTCTACTGTATCACCTTTCGACCTAAGTATATGTCCTTTGCTTATTACTCTGCCTGATGGAAATCTAATTTTCATCAAATCTATTATCTCACCATCTGGCACTTTTACACCATTAGAGCGAGGAACAACTTTTGACTTTTGTTGATTTACATATTTATCAGTTGTAAGTTTCATCAATGCTTCCCTAAATAATTTTCCATCATAGAAAAAATATTATTTGCTCTCTGTTCTATTTCCATTCCATCAATCATATCTATGACTTTATCGCCTAACTTAGGTTTATCAAATTTAATTGATGGATAGTCATTACCGCTACTTAAAAAACCTCTCATCCTATCATAATCACTATATAAAAATGATTTTGTAGCTTAAAAATGAAGTATTATTACCTGTCAGTAGTGTAAAAAAAAATTTCCATCAAAAGTGATTCAGAACCAAGGTGATTACTTAACTCGTAACTTCTATAAGTTAATCCAGCTGCAGAAAGGTCTAAATCAGTAGGTTTAAATTGTCCTAACCTGCTACTACCATAAATAGGTACTTCTGAAACCTATTGTTAGAAATTCCAACTCAAAATTAACTTAATGACAACATAAATATAATTAGTTTTATACTAACAAAAGCCACCCCAAAAATATTGAGATGGCTTTCATTTATAGAAAATAGATAAATTAATTAAAATTCCTTATTACCAAATTCGCTCTTAACACCTTTAGATTTATTCTTTAAGCTATTAAAATTGTAAGTAATATTTATAATAATCTGATCTACCTCATATACATAATTTGTAGTGGTATAGAAACTGTTATCAACAACTGCATTCGCATTT is a genomic window of Flammeovirga pectinis containing:
- a CDS encoding outer membrane lipoprotein-sorting protein; the protein is MKKIFTLAFLLITSFTNAQDPVAMLKKIDENMFSNTKITKSKMIVYGKRKNKEIVMDAYSRGTNDTFSEYLSPAREKGTKMLKLDDKLWIYSPSSDRTIQISGHMLRQSVNGSDMSYEDMMQERKLVEMYIPKIVGEEEMNGEECYIMELDAKVEDISYPKMKMWVEKKHFAVMRQDLFAKSGQMLKTVNMQDIRLVNGRYYPFKMNYKDVLKDGKGTDFVVLEMQDNVPISDNVFNKANLKK
- a CDS encoding ABC transporter ATP-binding protein, which translates into the protein MDTNNIIEIKNVTKRFPVGETEFTALSNIKLDIKKGEFTGLIGPSGSGKTTLLNLVGALDEPSEGEILISGKNVAAKSDEESAQLRNEHIGFIFQSYNLLPVYTIFENVEFPLLLQKQSKGERKAAVMQALEWVGLADIANKKPSQISGGQAQRVAIARSIVKKPDIVLADEPTANLDSTNAYKIMDILKKLNKDLGITFVFSSHDTKVIEYLSRVISLEDGKVKKDEII
- a CDS encoding leucine-rich repeat protein → MKKLLNLIFVFVITTSTVFSQYTLTDSDVVVTSGRLVSCSYSFSDTDIIIPSTLDNQTVTIIGTSAFENKGITSVKLPSTLTDFEVACFRNNALTSIVIPNSVTRIENFIFEDNNINSITFPSTLKEIGNQAFYDNQLTTVSIPNTVTSISPNAFGNNSSLSSVTLPTHPNSLYSYTWAEVNNPTNTNVTSFTDFTKGFSATINFNGIRVTGLVNGEDNIAIAVTGDLSSSTTYNNGDTYTVEVPVGSDIVITPSKTGKVFTPTSYSYTNLTANKSAQDFQQYYTITYHNTYGVANTNNTTFNPIHNNVTIPITDLAYDSRNGYTFGGWYTESTFTNSKTQFTNADRTDISLYAKWILIDYRISYENLPSNVTNPNPSTYTIESPDIILQELATTAFYTFYGWYHDGFFKNLVGEGVVAIPNGSTGFVEFTLDFCYNITINYENVFNATNPNPAYFHCKSDAITLQNLVRENYSFLGWYSDAELTQPVIGEAVEANPTNLAIRTYYAKWSEEGVTSLEDRLQNLINVYPNPVNDQLTLDLSSLKEKVTLNIYTIDNKLLKTIDLHKTNQIPFNYTKGIYLIEIINQKTSIIKKIIKN
- a CDS encoding TetR/AcrR family transcriptional regulator codes for the protein MKAKDKICEVAKELFFKYGIKKVSVTDILEKSGVSKMTFYRSYSNKEDLIIYILEDLNAKAMLEYKSMVEKDITFKDKLIELIALKIKFSKSFSKEFLLELMQLYTNNDNLIGRLSEMKNEGQALFIQEILKAKANGEVNEDLSVAFIIAMIEHFQTFIEDEKNLSLFNSTEELIANTMHLFCFGLSGISK
- a CDS encoding mechanosensitive ion channel family protein; this encodes MEPINIKILVTGVIIVLSFIGQSIVKKYLARYADNKGFSVHRKVYVGNFFGFLMSMLIIVGLIITWEVSFQGIAVYLASIFTLLGVAFVASWSMLSNITASLILFFAYPFKIGDYVRIQDGGDNSVEGTIINITLFNIRIITEDDVEVSYPNNLALQKPIKRYRKNARKQKDIIEDNLNRFE
- a CDS encoding ABC transporter permease, which produces MFEFLFKGLIRDKSRSLLPIIVVSLGVTLTVFFVGYIKGMTGDMIDQNARFGTGHMKVMTREYVKNIAQKPLDLSLLDASDVIADLDEKYPDVDWVRRFNFGGILDVPDKNGQTKTQGVAGGIAFDLSSNNADLKRMNIAENIVEGRLPSGPFEMLLGQGLAKRMGVKIGDTITYFGSTMDGSMSFQNFTYVGAVEFGMSVMDDRTFIIDTKDAENILDMADAAQEIYGFLQNGVYDEERINEIKTTYNASFENDKDEYAPEMLALRDQNGLSNMLDMANSISSIFSIFFIIAMSIVLWNTGLLGGLRRYTEFGIRIAMGESKRAIYKSLLMESVVVGVIGSVIGTIFGLLITLYLQEVGLDISEMTGNVNVLISNVIRAQIVPTQFWIGFFPGVIATFLGALLSGRGIFKRQTSELFNELGV
- a CDS encoding ABC transporter permease, translating into MNTLYKIGLSFRLAFRNIISSGLRTWLTIITLALAFVMILFFNSMYAGWEHQGIRDQIAWEFAHGHVIHPKYDKLDPFTIESGQGVYEKDKHLTPVLIRQANIYPQGRMIPVSLKGIPSDQKVVALPTHLLEESKANIPVLIGQSMAQSNHFKIGDEILMRWKDKNGTFDAQNITIVGIFDTNVPTVDAGQIWIALDRLGELTGLTQNATYLLADETFNQQSNTTWLFETKDELLSEFYNLIELKKGGSSFLYGILMLIALIAIFDSQVFSVFKRQKEIGTYIALGFTKKRVIFLFTLEGTMYAIIAATVGSIIAFPLIGWLGEVGIPMTSNLEQSRGMGITIGEYIYPLLTVELFTKTVFWVVTLSALISYLPVRKIAKMNTVDALKGKK